One window from the genome of Roseisolibacter agri encodes:
- a CDS encoding 2-oxoglutarate dehydrogenase E1 component, which translates to MSSPAITSVFNDAYIAEAFEAYRRDPASVDESWRQYFQTAEALAGIVGGARATGAAGGGAADPDLLRKAAAAAALVQGIREHGHMAVQLDPLGSAPLGARELTPEYYGITEADLALVPATALGFDDGRFATAADVVAMLRSRYSKALALEYSHLAADAEREWFRRMLRAEELTAPLTPDERRAVLRRLTEVDGLERFLGFAYQGKKRFSIEGTDALVPMLDEAIAQGARRGAREVVIGMAHRGRLNVLTHVMGKPYEALFGEFEGRHPDAASESETGDVKYHMGYRGTRAVDGQDVALLLVPNPSHLEFVGCLIDGVARAAQRLPGTPWERDERLVLPIAVHGDAAFIGEGVVAETLNMSRLAGYRVGGTLHLIANNQVGFTTDPIDSRSTHYASDLAKGFDIPVLHVNADDAEACIIAVRIAIAFRDAFRKDVLIDLVGYRRWGHNETDEPAFTQPKLYDVIRKHPTPRQVWGNRLVAEGLLTGDDVEAVDREVRAVFEAAHQRTKQQATAAHDDSPEGAPAAPPPPVVTAVPADRLTALNTELLTYPEGFTPHPRLAKILARRAETLGDKGGIEWGQAEALAFASLVTEGTGVRLTGQDAERGTFGHRNAVLHDPNTGNKHTPLASLRERGAAFEVYNSPLTETAVMGFDYGFSVAAPDTLALWEAQYGDFVNVAQVIIDQFLVADRAKWSQDSGLVLLLPHGYEGGGPEHSSARLERFLQLCAEGNMTVAYPGTPAQYFHILRLQAKRQPRRPLVLMQPKSLLRLPAAASRLSELAEGAWQPVVDLAAAAPERVRRVVLCTAKMWYDVTAQPVPDSVAVVRVDQLYPFPADALRALFERYGRATDVVWAQEEPQNMGAWTFVAPRLRALLPASASLGYVGRPERASPAEGYEAAHKAEQARIVAEALAITEPSKQKASAR; encoded by the coding sequence ATGAGCTCTCCAGCCATCACGAGCGTCTTCAACGACGCCTACATCGCCGAGGCCTTCGAGGCGTACCGTCGCGATCCGGCGTCGGTGGACGAGTCCTGGCGCCAGTACTTCCAGACCGCGGAGGCGCTGGCCGGCATCGTCGGCGGCGCGCGCGCGACGGGAGCCGCCGGGGGCGGCGCGGCCGATCCCGACCTGCTGCGCAAGGCCGCCGCGGCCGCGGCGCTCGTGCAGGGAATCCGCGAGCACGGGCACATGGCCGTGCAGCTCGATCCGCTCGGGTCGGCGCCGCTGGGCGCGCGCGAGCTGACGCCCGAGTACTACGGGATCACCGAGGCCGACCTCGCCCTCGTGCCCGCGACCGCGCTCGGCTTCGACGACGGGCGGTTCGCGACCGCGGCCGACGTCGTCGCGATGCTGCGCTCCCGCTACTCGAAGGCGCTCGCGCTGGAGTACTCGCACCTCGCCGCCGACGCGGAGCGCGAGTGGTTCCGGCGCATGCTGCGCGCCGAGGAGCTGACCGCGCCGCTGACGCCCGACGAGCGCAGGGCGGTGCTGCGCCGCCTCACCGAGGTCGACGGGCTGGAGCGCTTCCTCGGCTTCGCGTACCAGGGGAAGAAGCGCTTCTCGATCGAGGGGACCGACGCGCTCGTGCCGATGCTCGACGAGGCGATCGCGCAGGGCGCGCGTCGCGGCGCGCGCGAGGTCGTGATCGGGATGGCGCACCGCGGCCGCCTCAACGTGCTGACGCACGTCATGGGCAAGCCGTACGAGGCGCTGTTCGGCGAGTTCGAGGGGCGCCACCCGGACGCCGCCAGCGAGAGCGAGACGGGCGACGTGAAGTACCACATGGGCTATCGCGGCACGCGCGCCGTCGACGGGCAGGACGTCGCGCTGCTGCTCGTGCCCAACCCGAGCCACCTCGAGTTCGTGGGCTGCCTGATCGACGGCGTGGCGCGCGCGGCGCAGCGGCTGCCCGGCACGCCGTGGGAGCGCGACGAGCGCCTCGTGCTGCCGATCGCGGTGCACGGCGACGCGGCGTTCATCGGCGAGGGCGTGGTGGCGGAGACGCTGAACATGTCGCGCCTCGCGGGCTACCGCGTGGGCGGCACGCTGCACCTGATCGCGAACAACCAGGTCGGCTTCACGACCGATCCCATCGACTCGCGCTCGACGCACTACGCGAGCGACCTCGCGAAGGGCTTCGACATCCCGGTGCTGCACGTCAACGCGGACGACGCGGAGGCGTGCATCATCGCCGTGCGCATCGCGATCGCGTTCCGCGACGCGTTCCGCAAGGACGTGCTGATCGACCTCGTGGGCTACCGCCGCTGGGGCCACAACGAGACCGACGAGCCGGCGTTCACGCAGCCCAAGCTCTACGACGTGATCCGCAAGCACCCGACGCCGCGCCAGGTGTGGGGAAACCGCCTGGTGGCCGAGGGGCTGCTGACGGGCGACGACGTGGAGGCGGTCGACCGCGAGGTGCGCGCCGTCTTCGAGGCGGCGCACCAGCGCACCAAGCAGCAGGCGACGGCCGCGCACGACGACTCGCCCGAGGGCGCGCCCGCCGCGCCGCCGCCGCCGGTCGTCACCGCGGTGCCGGCCGATCGCCTGACGGCGCTCAACACCGAGCTGCTGACGTATCCCGAGGGCTTCACGCCGCATCCGCGCCTCGCCAAGATCCTCGCCCGCCGCGCGGAGACGCTCGGCGACAAGGGCGGGATCGAGTGGGGGCAGGCGGAGGCGCTGGCGTTCGCGTCGCTGGTCACCGAGGGCACGGGCGTGCGCCTCACGGGCCAGGACGCGGAGCGCGGCACGTTCGGCCACCGCAACGCGGTGCTGCACGATCCGAACACGGGCAACAAGCACACGCCGCTCGCCAGCCTGCGCGAGCGCGGCGCGGCATTCGAGGTCTACAACAGCCCGCTCACCGAGACGGCGGTGATGGGCTTCGACTACGGCTTCTCGGTCGCGGCGCCGGACACGCTGGCGCTGTGGGAGGCGCAGTACGGCGACTTCGTGAACGTCGCGCAGGTCATCATCGACCAGTTCCTGGTCGCCGACCGCGCCAAGTGGTCGCAGGACTCGGGGCTCGTGCTGCTGCTGCCGCACGGCTACGAGGGCGGTGGGCCGGAGCACTCGTCGGCGCGCCTCGAGCGCTTCCTGCAGCTGTGCGCCGAGGGGAACATGACGGTCGCCTATCCGGGCACGCCGGCGCAGTACTTCCACATCCTGCGCCTGCAGGCGAAGCGGCAGCCGCGCCGCCCGCTGGTGCTGATGCAGCCCAAGTCGCTCCTGCGCCTCCCCGCCGCGGCGAGCCGCCTGAGCGAGCTGGCGGAGGGCGCATGGCAGCCGGTGGTGGACCTCGCCGCCGCCGCGCCGGAGCGCGTGCGCCGCGTGGTGCTGTGCACGGCGAAGATGTGGTACGACGTGACCGCGCAGCCGGTGCCCGACTCGGTCGCGGTGGTGCGCGTGGACCAGCTGTACCCGTTCCCGGCCGACGCGCTGCGCGCGCTGTTCGAGCGCTACGGCAGGGCGACCGACGTCGTGTGGGCGCAGGAGGAGCCGCAGAACATGGGCGCGTGGACGTTCGTCGCGCCGCGCCTGCGCGCGCTGCTGCCCGCGTCGGCGTCGCTCGGCTACGTCGGCCGGCCGGAGCGCGCGAGCCCCGCCGAGGGCTACGAGGCGGCGCACAAGGCGGAGCAGGCGCGGATCGTGGCGGAAGCGCTGGCGATCACCGAACCCTCCAAGCAGAAGGCGTCGGCTCGATAA
- a CDS encoding PIG-L family deacetylase: MTFASIARRLALCLAVPASLAGAQERGAAAVASTVAGLGVTTRALIVGAHPDDEDTRLITWLARARHVETSYLSLTRGDGGQNLIGNELGEALGAIRTEELLAARRLDGGRQWFARAFDFGFSKSAEETFRHWPKDSVLGDVVRVVRATRPHVMIAIFSGTPADGHGHHQASGILAREAYDAAADTARFPTRGFGPAWAPQAFYRNTSYRNHEGATHRYDAGAFDPLMGRSYAELAVVSRDQHKSQGQGGQQRKGAWTVSMKLEASRDGAGATAATTNGEAPLFLGMDTSWTRFRGVVAQPARRAALDSLPAAFAAARAALDVRHPEALLPSLARAERLLEAVCASPCEGGGSAADADLATARRTTLQRLHRAVQLAAGIEIDATVAREHLVLGQPARVTVTVYNRGPRPVRVRSLQLEGLERAPDLLAGTEGVVVAPGGAESRSGTITPTDATRPWWLRTPRAGDVFTIGGGAATPEEWRQTSAADVVARVEVDGAVTVAEAPVVHRAVDPVLGEVARPAAAVPAISVTFDRAIEYARAGVAIDRTVLVRLRSADSSARTATVRLTLPAGLTADSAARTVALPKYGAQAAVAFRVRGTLRAGAHPVRAVAESNGERYAEGYQLVDYAHVRPQRLYRPAEVTLQAVSVALPQRARIAYVPGVGDNVAPMLAQLGLDVTVLDAATVGDVDLSRYTTIVVGPRAYEASDALAATNQRLLDWARAGGTLVVQFGTYEYLRPGLLPYAITLDRPVRRVTIEEAPVAALDAAARVLTTPNRIGPADWNGWVQERATYVPTTWDAAFHPVIESHDPGEPESRGALLVAPVGRGTYVYVTLALFRQLPAGNPGAARLFVNLLDAKADAAP, from the coding sequence ATGACGTTCGCATCGATCGCCCGCCGGCTCGCACTCTGTCTGGCAGTGCCGGCGTCGCTCGCCGGCGCGCAGGAGCGCGGTGCCGCCGCGGTTGCCAGCACGGTTGCAGGACTCGGTGTCACGACGCGCGCGCTCATCGTCGGCGCGCATCCCGACGACGAGGACACGCGCCTCATCACCTGGCTCGCGCGCGCGCGCCACGTCGAGACGTCGTACCTCTCGCTGACGCGCGGCGACGGCGGCCAGAACCTGATCGGCAACGAGCTGGGCGAGGCGCTGGGCGCGATCCGCACCGAGGAGCTGCTGGCCGCGCGGCGGCTGGACGGTGGACGGCAGTGGTTCGCGCGCGCGTTCGACTTCGGCTTCTCCAAGAGCGCCGAGGAGACCTTCCGCCACTGGCCGAAGGACTCGGTGCTCGGCGACGTCGTGCGCGTGGTGCGCGCGACGCGGCCGCACGTGATGATCGCGATCTTCAGCGGCACGCCGGCGGACGGGCACGGCCATCACCAGGCGAGCGGCATCCTGGCGCGCGAGGCGTACGACGCGGCCGCCGACACGGCGCGCTTCCCGACGCGCGGCTTCGGGCCCGCGTGGGCGCCGCAGGCGTTCTACCGCAACACCAGCTACCGCAACCACGAGGGCGCGACGCACCGCTACGACGCGGGCGCGTTCGATCCGCTGATGGGGCGCTCGTACGCGGAGCTCGCGGTCGTGAGCCGCGACCAGCACAAGTCGCAGGGGCAGGGCGGGCAGCAGCGGAAGGGCGCGTGGACCGTGTCGATGAAGCTGGAGGCGTCGCGCGACGGCGCGGGCGCCACCGCCGCGACGACGAACGGCGAGGCACCGCTCTTCCTCGGCATGGACACGTCCTGGACGCGCTTCCGCGGCGTGGTCGCACAGCCCGCGCGACGCGCGGCGCTGGACTCGCTGCCGGCGGCGTTCGCGGCGGCGCGCGCGGCGCTCGACGTGCGGCATCCCGAGGCGCTGCTCCCCTCGCTGGCGCGCGCCGAGCGCCTGCTGGAGGCGGTGTGCGCGAGCCCGTGCGAGGGCGGCGGGTCGGCGGCGGACGCGGACCTCGCGACCGCGCGCCGCACGACGCTGCAGCGCCTGCACCGCGCGGTGCAGCTGGCCGCGGGCATCGAGATCGACGCCACGGTCGCGCGCGAGCACCTCGTGCTCGGCCAGCCCGCGCGCGTGACGGTCACCGTGTACAACCGCGGCCCGCGTCCGGTGCGCGTGCGCAGCCTGCAGCTGGAGGGGCTGGAGCGCGCGCCCGACCTGCTGGCGGGGACCGAGGGCGTGGTCGTCGCGCCCGGCGGCGCCGAGTCGCGCAGCGGCACCATCACGCCCACGGATGCGACGCGCCCGTGGTGGCTGCGCACGCCGCGCGCCGGCGACGTGTTCACGATCGGCGGCGGCGCCGCCACGCCCGAGGAGTGGCGCCAGACGAGCGCCGCGGACGTCGTCGCGCGCGTCGAGGTGGACGGCGCCGTGACGGTGGCCGAGGCGCCCGTCGTGCACCGCGCGGTGGACCCGGTGCTCGGCGAGGTCGCGCGGCCGGCGGCGGCGGTGCCGGCGATCTCGGTGACGTTCGACCGCGCGATCGAGTACGCGCGCGCCGGCGTGGCCATCGACCGCACGGTGCTGGTGCGGCTGCGCTCCGCGGACAGCAGCGCCCGCACGGCGACCGTGCGCCTGACGCTGCCCGCCGGCCTCACCGCCGACAGCGCGGCGCGCACCGTCGCGCTGCCCAAGTACGGTGCGCAGGCGGCCGTCGCGTTCCGCGTGCGGGGCACGCTGCGCGCGGGCGCCCATCCGGTTCGCGCCGTGGCGGAGTCGAACGGCGAGCGCTACGCCGAGGGCTACCAGCTGGTGGACTACGCGCACGTGCGGCCGCAGCGCCTGTACCGGCCGGCCGAGGTGACGCTGCAGGCGGTGAGCGTGGCGCTGCCGCAGCGCGCGCGCATCGCGTACGTCCCGGGCGTCGGCGACAACGTCGCGCCCATGCTGGCGCAGCTCGGCCTCGACGTGACGGTGCTGGACGCCGCGACCGTGGGCGACGTGGACCTGTCGCGCTACACGACGATCGTCGTCGGGCCGCGCGCCTACGAGGCGAGCGACGCGCTGGCGGCCACCAACCAGCGGCTGCTGGACTGGGCGCGCGCGGGCGGCACGCTGGTGGTGCAGTTCGGGACGTACGAGTACCTGCGCCCGGGGCTCCTGCCGTACGCGATCACGCTCGACCGGCCGGTGCGCCGCGTGACGATCGAGGAGGCGCCGGTCGCCGCGCTCGATGCCGCGGCGCGCGTGCTGACGACGCCCAACCGCATCGGGCCCGCCGACTGGAACGGCTGGGTGCAGGAGCGCGCGACGTACGTGCCGACGACGTGGGACGCGGCGTTCCATCCGGTGATCGAGTCGCACGACCCGGGCGAGCCGGAGAGCCGCGGCGCGTTGCTCGTCGCGCCGGTCGGCCGCGGGACCTACGTCTACGTGACGCTCGCGCTCTTCCGGCAGCTGCCCGCGGGGAACCCGGGCGCAGCGCGGCTGTTCGTGAACCTGCTGGACGCGAAGGCGGACGCCGCGCCGTGA
- a CDS encoding ATP-binding response regulator yields the protein MSQDVEQDLEVDLPPAPQASQTPASLATTAEWGPLLDPHAGEPPEPVSILLVDDRPENLLALEAILEPLGQHLVRATSGEEALRRLLVQDFALILLDVQMPGMNGFEAAELIKARERSRAIPIIFLTAINKEDAYVYRGYEVGAVDYLFKPFNPEVLRSKVSVFVEMHHKREQLRRQEQALRESERRELELSMRARLLEQEARTAAELEALNAELKGLNEELQARQAALERAMASRSRFYASMSHELRTPINAIIGYNTLLLDGIYGPLSDQQQHGIARTHHAARHLLELVNDVLDLSKIEAGKFELSVQPTAFPALIEDLFVTVRPMADEHGSELTLLHDAQHVTLDTDPRRVRQILLNLLSNAIKFGAGKPIAVTSHPREDGGLELAVRDHGPGIAPDDLPRIFDEFVQLAHSGNTGQPTGTGLGLPISKRLAELLGGQLTAESQLGHGSTFRLQLPARAPRVAE from the coding sequence GTGAGCCAGGACGTCGAGCAGGATCTCGAGGTGGACCTGCCCCCGGCCCCGCAGGCGTCCCAGACGCCGGCCTCCCTGGCCACGACGGCCGAGTGGGGCCCGCTGCTCGACCCGCACGCCGGCGAGCCGCCCGAGCCCGTGAGCATCCTGCTGGTCGACGACCGGCCGGAGAACCTGCTGGCGCTGGAGGCGATCCTCGAGCCGCTGGGCCAGCACCTGGTGCGCGCGACGTCGGGCGAGGAGGCGCTGCGCCGGCTGCTGGTGCAGGACTTCGCGCTCATCCTGCTCGACGTGCAGATGCCGGGGATGAACGGCTTCGAGGCCGCGGAGCTGATCAAGGCGCGCGAGCGCTCGCGCGCGATCCCGATCATCTTCCTGACCGCGATCAACAAGGAGGACGCGTACGTCTACCGCGGCTACGAGGTCGGCGCGGTGGACTACCTGTTCAAGCCGTTCAACCCCGAGGTGCTGCGCTCCAAGGTCTCGGTGTTCGTCGAGATGCACCACAAGCGCGAGCAGCTGCGGCGGCAGGAGCAGGCGCTGCGCGAGAGCGAGCGGCGCGAGCTGGAGCTCTCGATGCGCGCGCGCCTGCTGGAGCAGGAGGCGCGCACGGCGGCGGAGCTGGAGGCGTTGAACGCGGAGCTGAAGGGGCTCAACGAGGAGCTGCAGGCGCGGCAGGCGGCGCTGGAGCGCGCGATGGCGTCGCGGAGCCGCTTCTACGCGTCGATGAGCCATGAGCTGCGCACGCCGATCAACGCCATCATCGGCTACAACACGCTGCTGCTCGACGGCATCTACGGGCCGCTGAGCGACCAGCAGCAGCACGGCATCGCGCGCACGCACCACGCCGCGCGCCACCTGCTGGAGCTGGTGAACGACGTCCTCGACCTGTCCAAGATCGAGGCGGGGAAGTTCGAGCTGTCGGTGCAGCCGACGGCGTTCCCGGCGCTGATCGAGGACCTGTTCGTCACCGTGCGCCCGATGGCCGACGAGCACGGGAGCGAGCTGACGCTGCTGCACGACGCCCAGCACGTCACGCTCGACACCGATCCGCGGCGCGTGCGGCAGATCCTGCTCAACCTGCTCTCGAACGCGATCAAGTTCGGCGCCGGCAAGCCGATCGCGGTCACGAGCCACCCGCGCGAGGACGGCGGGCTGGAGCTCGCGGTCCGCGACCACGGGCCCGGCATCGCCCCCGACGACCTGCCGCGCATCTTCGACGAGTTCGTCCAGCTCGCGCACAGCGGCAACACCGGGCAGCCCACGGGTACGGGACTGGGCCTGCCGATCTCGAAGCGTCTCGCGGAGCTGCTGGGTGGCCAGCTGACCGCCGAGTCGCAGCTGGGGCACGGCAGTACCTTCCGTCTGCAGCTGCCCGCCCGGGCGCCGCGCGTCGCCGAATAG
- a CDS encoding chemotaxis protein CheB, with protein sequence MGASWGGLHAVSTILAALPRDFDTPVAIVQHRAKESDGLLVGLLQSVTTLHVRDVEDKEPILPGHVYVAPPDYHLLVDDDHFSLSMDAAVRYSRPSIDVALASAADSGGAAAIGVLLTGANDDGARGLRHIVDKGGRAIVQDPATAEVRTMPEAGLRALDGAPRDRWSVAPLPEIAARIAALATTPDSQRARARWEAR encoded by the coding sequence ATCGGCGCCTCCTGGGGCGGGCTGCACGCCGTGAGTACCATTCTGGCCGCGCTCCCGCGGGACTTCGACACCCCCGTGGCCATCGTCCAGCACCGGGCGAAGGAGAGCGACGGCCTGCTGGTGGGGCTGCTGCAGAGCGTCACCACGCTCCACGTCCGGGACGTCGAGGACAAGGAGCCGATCCTCCCGGGGCACGTCTACGTGGCGCCGCCCGACTATCATCTGCTGGTGGACGACGACCACTTCTCGCTCTCGATGGACGCCGCCGTGCGCTACAGCCGCCCGTCCATCGACGTGGCCCTGGCCAGCGCCGCCGACAGCGGCGGCGCGGCGGCCATCGGCGTGCTCCTGACCGGCGCCAACGACGACGGGGCCCGCGGGCTGCGCCACATCGTCGACAAGGGCGGCCGCGCGATCGTCCAGGACCCGGCGACCGCCGAGGTGCGCACGATGCCCGAGGCCGGGCTGCGCGCGCTCGACGGCGCGCCGCGCGACCGGTGGAGCGTCGCGCCGCTGCCGGAGATCGCCGCCCGGATCGCCGCGCTGGCGACGACGCCGGACAGCCAGCGGGCGCGCGCGCGGTGGGAGGCGCGGTGA
- a CDS encoding CheR family methyltransferase, whose amino-acid sequence MTLPSAPTTYDPALERLEIELLLEAVYRHYGFDFRGYAYASLRRRAWKRIQAERLETVSDLQAAVLHDPEVLDRLLDDLSVNVTAMFRDPNFFLAFREKVVPLLRTYPFFRIWHAGCSTGEEVYSMAILLEEEGLYDRARIYATDMNERVLRQARAGIFPLERMQEYTDNYIRAGGRRSFSEYYTAGYDGALFDPALLRNVVFAQHNLVTDRSFSEFNAILCRNVLIYFDKSLQTRVHRLFYDSLAKFGVLALGGKETLRFSAFEECFEQLAPAEKVYRKVR is encoded by the coding sequence ATGACTCTGCCCTCCGCCCCCACCACCTACGACCCCGCCCTGGAGCGGCTCGAGATCGAGCTGCTGCTGGAAGCCGTCTACCGGCACTACGGGTTCGACTTCCGCGGCTACGCGTACGCGTCGCTGCGGCGGCGGGCGTGGAAGCGGATCCAGGCGGAGCGGCTGGAGACGGTGAGCGACCTGCAGGCGGCGGTGCTGCACGACCCGGAGGTGCTCGACCGGCTGCTGGACGACCTGTCGGTCAACGTCACCGCGATGTTCCGGGACCCGAACTTCTTCCTCGCCTTCCGGGAGAAGGTCGTCCCGCTGCTGCGCACGTATCCCTTCTTCCGCATCTGGCACGCAGGGTGCTCGACGGGGGAGGAGGTGTACTCGATGGCGATCCTCCTGGAGGAGGAGGGGCTGTACGACCGGGCCCGCATCTACGCCACCGACATGAACGAGCGGGTGCTGCGCCAGGCCAGGGCCGGGATCTTCCCGCTCGAGCGGATGCAGGAGTACACGGACAACTACATCCGGGCCGGGGGGCGGCGCTCGTTCTCCGAGTACTACACGGCGGGCTACGACGGCGCGCTGTTCGACCCGGCGCTGCTGCGGAACGTCGTCTTCGCGCAGCACAACCTCGTCACCGACCGCTCGTTCAGCGAGTTCAACGCGATCCTCTGCCGGAACGTGCTCATCTACTTCGACAAGTCGCTGCAGACGCGCGTCCACCGGCTCTTCTACGACAGCCTGGCCAAGTTCGGCGTGCTGGCGCTGGGCGGGAAGGAGACGCTGCGGTTCTCGGCCTTCGAGGAGTGCTTCGAGCAGCTCGCGCCGGCCGAGAAGGTCTACCGCAAGGTGCGGTGA
- a CDS encoding PAS domain-containing sensor histidine kinase → MTSFDQNARSHDADGPPAAPSTAALAEPGTPPALHAASDWLLESIGEGLFVLDAAWRLTYVNAAAERITATPRAEMVGRPVWDVFPTLAGSSVDAAWHATMEKRAQMELRSVPLPKRIGGPTAGWFDTRSYPVDDPAGAGAGGIVVLFTEVGRREREQRELAARSEENERLRELARAMAAVADSGPLLVALCEAAMALCHAQGATVAEIGETEGRFIASLGHPPEVLDHTFPLEGTLTGRLLEAFRARGEVSLLAVEASEAHDSAFCGQLSDGQPVGAILLAPLAAHGELLGVLAISRRATAPPFGRHDEELLRVVADHASLALWKARLVEAAHAASRTSSSFLATVSHELRTPLTALTGYGELLADEILGPLTSDQHDVVERMRGVTHQLTAMIEEILTFSSLEAGRELVRCIPVDVAEVVQSVVAVVEPLAKQKGLEFRVEVPPLPPPLTTDPDKVRQILVNLGANAVKFTDRGRVSLTVCADDGHVRLAVADTGVGIADADRPRLFRAFSQLDTGLTRRYGGTGLGLHISQRLAQLLGGEITVDSVVGEGSTFTLVLPTTPH, encoded by the coding sequence GTGACGAGCTTCGACCAGAACGCGCGGTCGCACGACGCGGACGGCCCCCCGGCCGCCCCCTCTACGGCCGCGCTCGCCGAGCCGGGCACGCCGCCGGCGCTGCACGCCGCGTCCGACTGGCTGCTGGAGAGCATCGGCGAGGGGCTGTTCGTCCTCGACGCCGCCTGGCGCCTCACCTACGTCAACGCCGCAGCCGAGCGGATCACGGCCACCCCGCGCGCCGAGATGGTGGGGCGCCCGGTGTGGGACGTGTTCCCGACGCTCGCCGGCTCGTCCGTGGACGCGGCCTGGCACGCGACGATGGAGAAGCGCGCGCAGATGGAGCTCCGCTCGGTCCCGTTGCCAAAGCGTATCGGCGGGCCGACGGCCGGCTGGTTCGACACGCGCAGCTACCCCGTGGACGACCCGGCGGGTGCCGGCGCGGGCGGGATCGTCGTGCTGTTCACGGAGGTCGGCCGCCGCGAGCGCGAGCAGCGCGAGCTGGCCGCCCGCAGCGAGGAGAACGAGCGGCTGCGCGAGCTGGCGCGGGCGATGGCCGCCGTGGCCGACTCGGGGCCGCTGCTGGTGGCGCTGTGCGAGGCGGCGATGGCGCTCTGCCACGCGCAGGGCGCCACGGTGGCCGAGATCGGCGAGACCGAGGGGCGCTTCATCGCCAGCCTGGGGCATCCGCCCGAGGTGCTCGACCACACCTTCCCGCTGGAGGGGACGCTCACCGGCCGGCTGCTGGAGGCGTTCCGCGCGCGCGGCGAGGTGAGCCTGCTCGCCGTCGAGGCCTCCGAAGCGCACGACTCGGCCTTCTGCGGCCAGCTGTCCGACGGGCAGCCGGTGGGCGCGATCCTGCTCGCGCCGCTGGCCGCGCACGGGGAGCTGCTGGGCGTGCTCGCCATCTCGCGCCGGGCGACGGCACCGCCGTTCGGGCGGCACGACGAGGAGCTGCTGCGGGTGGTCGCAGACCACGCGTCGCTGGCGCTCTGGAAGGCGCGGCTGGTGGAGGCCGCGCACGCCGCGAGCCGCACGTCGAGCAGCTTCCTGGCGACGGTGAGCCACGAGCTGCGCACGCCGCTGACGGCGCTCACGGGCTACGGCGAGCTGCTGGCCGACGAGATCCTGGGGCCGCTGACCAGCGACCAGCACGACGTCGTGGAGCGCATGCGCGGCGTGACCCACCAGCTGACGGCGATGATCGAGGAGATCCTCACCTTCTCGAGCCTGGAGGCGGGGCGCGAGCTGGTGCGGTGCATCCCCGTGGACGTCGCCGAGGTGGTGCAGTCGGTGGTGGCGGTGGTGGAGCCGCTGGCGAAGCAGAAGGGGCTGGAGTTCCGCGTCGAGGTGCCGCCGCTGCCGCCGCCGCTGACGACGGACCCGGACAAGGTGCGGCAGATCCTGGTGAACCTGGGCGCGAACGCGGTGAAGTTCACGGACCGCGGGCGCGTGTCGCTGACGGTGTGCGCGGACGACGGCCACGTGCGGCTCGCGGTCGCGGACACCGGCGTGGGGATCGCCGACGCCGACCGGCCGCGCCTGTTCCGGGCGTTCAGCCAGCTCGACACGGGCCTCACCCGGCGGTACGGCGGCACCGGCCTCGGTCTCCACATCTCGCAGCGGCTGGCGCAGCTGCTGGGCGGGGAGATCACGGTGGACTCCGTGGTGGGGGAGGGGTCGACGTTCACGCTCGTGCTCCCGACGACTCCCCATTAG